One genomic window of Nicotiana sylvestris chromosome 10, ASM39365v2, whole genome shotgun sequence includes the following:
- the LOC104220198 gene encoding glyoxysomal fatty acid beta-oxidation multifunctional protein MFP-a — MSSNPKGRTTIEVGADGVAVITIINPPVNSLSLDVLYSLKESYEQALKRDDVKAIVVTGAKGKFSGGFDISAFGKLQGGTVESPKPGFISVEILTDTVEAARKPSVAAIDGLALGGGLEVAMACHARISTPNAQLGLPELQLGILPGFGGTQRLPRLVGLAKSLEMMLTSKPVKGEEAFNVGLVDAVVSSNQLLDTARKWALDILERRKPWVASLHKTDKIEPLGEAREILKFARVQTRRQAPNLQHPLVCIDVVEEGIVSGPRAGLWKEAEAFQGLLHSDTCKALVNIFFAQRGTTKVPGVTDLGLVPRRIKKVAILGGGLMGSGIATALLLSGYPVILKEVNDKFLQAGMGRVKANLQSSVKKGKMSPEKFEKTLSLLKGSLDYESFRDVDMVIEAVIENVSLKQQIFADLEKYCPSHCILASNTSTIDLNLIGEKTRSQDRIIGAHFFSPAHVMPLLEIVRTQKTSPQVIVDLLDVGKKIRKTPVVVGNCTGFAVNRMFFPYTQAALLLVERGTDVYRIDKAITKFGMPMGPFRLCDLVGFGVAIATGGQFVMNFPERTYKSMLIPLMQEDKRAGETTRKGFYVYDDRRKASPDPEIKKYIEKAREMSGVTIDPKLAKLSDKDIIEMIFFPVVNEACRVLAEGIAVKASDLDISAVMGMGFPPYRGGIIFWADTLGSKYICSRLDEWSRMYGDFFKPCSYLAERAAKGAPLSSTMDPSKSRL, encoded by the exons CCTTAAAAAGGGATGATGTGAAAGCAATTGTTGTGACAG GTGCAAAGGGCAAGTTCTCTGGTGGTTTTGATATCAGTGCCTTCGGTAAACTGCAAGGAGGAACAG TCGAATCACCAAAACCTGGTTTTATATCTGTGGAGATTCTCACTGACACTGTGGAAG CTGCAAGAAAACCTTCCGTGGCGGCAATTGATGGTCTCGCTCTAGGTGGAGGACTAGAAGTTGCAATG GCTTGTCATGCACGTATTTCTACTCCTAATGCACAACTTGGATTGCCAGAACTTCAACTTGGAATACTTCCTGGATTTGGAG GTACTCAGCGGCTTCCACGCCTCGTGGGTCTTGCTAAGTCCCTCGAAATGATGCTT ACGTCCAAGCCCGTTAAAGGAGAGGAAGCTTTTAATGTGGGCCTTGTTGATGCTGTAGTTTCATCAAACCAATTATTGGATACTGCTCGTAAGTGGGCTCTTGATATTTTGGAACGCAGAAAACCTTGGGTTGCCAGTCTTCATAAAACTGATAAGATAGAGCCTCTTGGTGAGGCAAGGGAAATATTAAAATTTGCAAGAGTTCAAACGCGCAGACAGGCTCCAAATCTCCAGCATCCATTAGTCTGCATTGATGTtgttgaagagggtatagtgtctGGTCCACGTGCTGGGCTTTGGAAG GAGGCTGAAGCATTCCAAGGTCTTCTACATTCAGACACTTGCAAGGCCTTGGTCAACATTTTCTTTGCTCAGCGTGGAACCACAAAG GTACCTGGAGTGACTGACTTAGGATTAGTACCACGACGCATAAAAAAGGTTGCAATTCTTGGAGGTGGTTTAATGGGTTCTGGAATTGCAACTGCACTGCTGCTTAGTGGCTATCCAGTGATCTTGAAAGAGGTTAATGACAAATTCCTACAGGCCGGGATGGGTAGAGTAAAAG CCAATTTGCAAAGCAGCGTCAAGAAAGGGAAAATGAGTCCAGAGAAGTTTGAAAAGACTCTCTCCCTACTCAAGGGTTCTCTCGATTATGAAAGTTTTAGGGATGTGGACATGGTCATTGAG GCTGTCATCGAGAATGTATCTTTAAAGCAGCAAATATTTGCTGATCTTGAGAAGTATTGCCCTTCACATTGCATTCTAGCAAGTAACACTTCTACGATTGACTTGAATTTGATTGGGGAAAAGACCAGATCTCAAGATCGTATTATCGGAGCTCACTTTTTCAG TCCGGCTCATGTGATGCCACTCTTGGAAATTGTCCGCACCCAGAAGACATCGCCCCAAGTAATTGTAGACTTGCTTGATGTTGGCAAGAAGATAAGGAAAACCCCTGTGGTAGTTGGGAACTGCACTGGGTTTGCTGTCAACAGAATGTTCTTTCCTTACACCCAAGCCGCTCTTTTGTTAGTTGAACGTGGAACAGATGTCTACCGCATCGATAAGGCCATCACTAAATTTGGCATGCCAATGGGTCCCTTCAG ATTATGTGATCTTGTTGGTTTTGGTGTTGCAATTGCCACTGGTGGGCAATTTGTGATGAATTTCCCGGAGAGAACTTACAAATCAATGTTGATACCGCTCATGCAAGAAGATAAAAGAGCTG GTGAAACTACTCGGAAAGGGTTTTATGTATATGACGATAGACGTAAAGCGAGCCCAGATccagaaataaagaaatatatTGAGAAGGCAAGAGAGATGTCTGGTGTTACCATTGACCCTAAG CTGGCAAAACTCTCGGACAAGGACATTATAGAGATGATTTTCTTCCCTGTGGTAAATGAAGCCTGTAGAGTGCTTGCAGAAGGCATTGCAGTCAAAGCTTCCGATCTTGACATTTCTGCTGTTATGGGCATGGGTTTCCCCCCTTACAG GGGAGGGATCATATTCTGGGCAGACACTCTTGGTTCCAAATACATCTGTTCAAGGTTGGATGAGTGGTCAAGAATGTATGGAGACTTTTTCAAGCCTTGCTCCTACCTAGCTGAAAGAGCTGCCAAGGGGGCTCCGCTG AGTTCTACAATGGATCCATCAAAGTCGCGCTTGTAA